Part of the Montipora foliosa isolate CH-2021 chromosome 13, ASM3666993v2, whole genome shotgun sequence genome is shown below.
tttctgacatcactaactcatcatctttcaatggtaaaatttgcaaaaaaaaataaatgttagaaaattttcgcgcgaacgtccttaagctcgcAAAGAAAATCTATGTTTCTGACAACCTTGGAGACTAATAAAGGTAATTTGCGCAAAACATGTCACCTAATTAACGAGCTAATCTCCCGCCACAGCGGCAAGACGTCCAACATCTTGGAGATCAAAGctaacaataaaattgttagTAATCCGGTTGATTTAGCAGAAACTATTAATGAATGTCATTCTTGGGTTTTGACCAGGTAGCTATCAAGGTGGTTCCTGTCGTACCTAAGTGACCGAACCCAAAGATTTGATGTCAAGGGCAAGCTATCAACAGCTCGCAATCTCAGGTGCGGCGTACCGCAGGGCAGTATACTGGGTCCTTTGCtatttctaatttatattaatgatctccCCAACGGCAgttattttttgcaggttgcaggttgaaatttaattataactggaaaacctctggcacttaaaagaaaggtaaagcgataaacttaccgtgactgttacacgaatagctaaccttaggcctaaagaaaagtttttaggcctaaggttagctatccatgtaacagtcacggtaggtttatcgctttacctttgccaacaattaaatttcaacctacaagctgcaaaaaatacctgccgtcTCCCCAACTGCCTGACCCACCGAGTACAAGCTCTCGGGGGgacttattttcggaattttacagtacatgtatattgaatACACTATGATAAATGATACACAAAGTACGTACGCCTTTTGTGataagaaaagtttttaggcctaaggttagctatccatgtaacagtcacggtaagtTTATCGCTTTACCGTTGCcaacaattaaatttcaacctacaagctgcaaaaaatacctgccgtcTCCCCAACTGCCTGCGGGCCTCTGTCGAACATTACCGTAAAATTCCAAAACTAAGGTCCggggcttatctacggagggaaatttgcgtttcaAAATCGATTGGGCTaaatttttgctttgtttttctttgtatctgagggcaattttccaagtacaatCCGGCgtgtctaatctgcaggtcgcgggttgcaggtcggGCGTTTAGGATaatttctgtattggtgaaacaatgacctgcaacccgcgacctgcaaattagacccacCGAGTACAAGCTCTCAGGGGgacttattttcggaattttacagtacatgtatattgaatACACTATGATAAATGATACACAAAGTACGTACGCCTTTCGTGATGGAATTTCCACCGACTACACTTAGTGGGGAGCGCTCAGTAGGTTCTGTCAACATTCATTGGAAAGCGGAACACCTACAGAACGATTTCCAGGCGTTAATGCacttgaaaaatgtgtaaaaaaaaaacaattgattgAACTGTGTCCACCGTGTGAAGGAATTCTGTCGCAATGACTGATCGTCCGTCCTAATGTTGAACTGCACCAGGGGCAGTGAGGTGGGTTTTTTCCACATGTCCACAATAAAGTATGCTTCAGTGATTTGCTGCATTGTTAAGGTCCGAGTTTCAGTTGTAACTCATTTACTATGACGAGGAATCTGTGTTTAAGCCATGATTTCTGTATCTATTCCTTCATTTAGAAAAGTCAGAGAAGAAGGGTTCTTCGTTTACGAAATCCACGTCACGAAACCTACAGGACGCCAGTTGATAGTGGAGAGGCGTTTCCAAGAGTTCTACGAATTTCATAAGCAAATCGGAAAAACAGTAACCAATCCTCCACATTTTCCATCAAGAAAACTACCAAAGCCGCTTAACACAAATCCGAGGTTCTTGGAATCAAGGAGGGCAGCTTTAGAAAAGTACTTGAGAGATCTTTTACGGCTAATAAATGTAACCGAAGTTCACGACCATTTAACCGGATTTCTGGACACTCCACTACCTCCAGGATCTCAAAACTTAAATTTGTCAAGGACAAGCTCTATTGATGACTTAGATGGATATGGTTATCAAGGACCAACACTGAGTCATCAGCCCTTAGTTTGTTATATGGATGATCCTTTTAAAGATTGTAAGGACAGCACAAATCCTCTGCCCAGTATTGTTCTGCAGGGCACTTTAGAAGCGCTTTATGGCACGTTCAAATGTGACCAGCAAGATTCTTAAGGACTGACACCATATCGAATACCAGGGCCACGTTTGCAGATATACTTTTTTCAACAATGATATTATGTAAAGATTACTCACCCATTCCATACGACCCACTACAAAAATTATAggatcataataattattgaggGTAGAATCTTAAGacgttttcgaaaattcatatcttctgcAAAGAGATATGAAGTTGATTCCTttatcttttgtattttttgtttttgttttttggtttctGTACCCATTCATTTTCATGACTGGGCATAATACAtacaaacatacatacatacatacatacatatttattaatcctttgaGTGAGAGACACTATACAGGATGCATGATAAAGCATATGAAAATTTGGTGTCTAACAGAACTCAAAAGATAAACCAGGTGACTCCAGAGTGGATCAAACACCAAAATATAATTGTCAACATTTTGCCAATCCGTTTTATAAGCAGTGAATATTCACGTCACAAGCAAACTTTTTTGCATGCTTTTATAATGAGAAGCTTTTTTGTCTTACTCACACAAATGGACActtttattattcatctcaTCTAGTTTCTTTCTTAATTCTTAACTCTCATTTTTAgttttaagcattgttttttttttattttaattcaaaACTCCAAAATGTTTAATAACAATTTCCTTTTTCACTAAACTAATCAAGTAACTTGAGATCATGCTAAAAGAGATGTTGCAGAAGAAAGGTGAAATAATGATTTTTGTGATCCCAATATACTTATAATTATTGCATCATTtactttttgccaaaaaatcatgaagtattaaaattaatgtacaaaatCTGTACAATTCAGGCAGTATtacatttgttttttattgACCAATAGTTAAAAAATCCGTTAGAAATTTACCAAAACATCTCAAGTACCTAATCTAGCTGcctatttttaattatttatttaaaagtACAGAGTAATTCCTACTCAAGTATACAGACATTACAATAAaaggttttctttacaagtATACAGAACCACTCACACAAAATTGTCAATATTACAGCACCAGTAACTAGGccaaaggaaaaaattaaaattccaaCTTGCCCATTGGACAAGCAAAGTTCAAGACCCACGTGCGCAACAGGTTCCTACAGTTTCCTAAGTTCACTAATTTTGCATTTAGAAAAAGATCTTGACATGTTTTCACTGGGTTGAAAGGGTGCTTGACTGGTGGGCAAGTggttaatccattgactccaaAACCATCCCCGTTTGATGGGTAAAATTGTCTGACATCAGACAGAGTAAAGaaaattgagtttcattcctaagagtcagtgggttaaacaTTAAAGATGCAGGTACTTGCCTAAACAATGACATTTACTTTTACCAGATGACCAGAAAGGGGTCGACTTGAAACCTGGCCACTATTACCGAAGCTGCATTTATAAAATTTAGTATGGGGAAGTGGACGTGTAATCTTTGGTATTAAATGTATAAGTATGAGTTACAGTCATTATTTATTGGTGAAGGATTGAATTTTTCTTGCATGCCCAAAAATGATGCTACAGTTGAAACCtatttatcaataattattgttgggTCGAGCATGTGTTTATGACTCTTTATGAAATTATTGATTCAATCACTATTAATTTACGAGCTGGAATAACCTGTCAGCTAACTTGTGCCATTCTAAACATGTAAGATTTCAAGGAAAGAATTTCATAACActgtaaatttaaatttagttGCTCCTTTTAAGAAAATCAATTAAATCACTTGTTTGTAATTTTATCACCATAGTCTTGTATTTTAATTTACCATTCTATTTCTCAATTTTCTCTACTATTATGTATGACCTCAATGAGTAAAGGTTTATATATCTGGATTTCGTGACAGGCTGAATATTTTTCACATCCCATCCTGAGAATCACTCACGATTCACTTGGTTGGGCGTCCTGATAACTGTTTACACTTCAAAGATCCGTAAACAACGTAGTTACTCTCAAAATCTTTGGTCAGCGGTGGTCGAACAATCGAGGTAAGTACTTCACGtataataggggatacatgaagtacctaggaCAATCGACGCCATTTTGTCGAACTTTGTCGTAGGTCTGTCCTGGGTCGCGAAGAACTTCCTGAATAGGTAGAGTTGGTAGAAGTGGAAAGAAATGACTACAGCGGCTAGGCCAACATGGGACACTGCAAAAGGTGGCCGAGGGAAAGGGGAAGGAGATCTATCAGCATTATCAAAACAGTACTCAAGTCGTGATCTGCCGTCGCATACAAAGCTCAAACACAGGTACATGACGTGAATTTCAGATAAATTTTAGGAAAAACGTCTAATTGTTTCCTGCATATTCTTTCTATagttttttctattttggatGTATATCTCAGGAAACTTCAAATCTTAGGTTATACATGTAAATTCTTTAGAGATATTCACTGTTCACCACAAAACAGTGACATCATTGACATCGAATTTCATTTGAGCATATTCTGCTTCATGAGCTGGTCCTTCAGTCCACTTTTCAAGAGATAACAGACTCTCGACAAAATTTTCTCGTTTGAAAGCTGAACGGACGCCTTACTGGAGCCAGACAAGTAGCCAGACGTAATTGACACAGGAAATTAGGGTATTGAATAACCAGTTATGATTCTTGTGATCATTTTATGTGCTTTTGGAATCATAATGTCGATTTGCTCAGGCTTCATCATGTCATCATATGATTCTGTCAGGCACACGAATCATAACCCTGATGTTTTAAGGCTTGAAAGAACCGTTTGTAGAATCATAACCCAAAATTTTGATTTGAAGGAATCATTGTTATGATGCTCTGAAGCTACTTAGCATCATCTGAGGAATCATAACCCATCACTCTTTCTGCAAAAATCATATTACTTGTTTTCTGATGTACAGGAAATCATTTGTGGAATCATAACTTTGATTATGTCAGTGAAGGAAATTGTACTTTCAGTGCCATTCAGCAAAATAATGGTTCAGATCGCCCACAAAGTGAAGCTgctgttaattttctttttgcaaaaaaaaaacctgtcaaATTGTACTCAAAGTTTGCTTTTTCTTTCAGTCTATTTTCATGCGTGTTGTAACAGTTCTATTTGTTCAGAGCTACGCTTGTCACGTAAAAGTAATCCTTGCACAGTGCTAAGGAACTTTTAGCAGACCCACATGTTCTTAGATAATTGAATCTGGACTTATAAAAGTGTCGAGGAAACAATAATTCAAGAtcattaaaaacaacaacacagtTTTATGCTAAACAAATGGTAGCCCTTTATTTATATTACTCATGTAACTCTTTAATATCACGGGATACTTATATAACTTGTATGAGACAGACTTCTCACATTTCCATAACATTTTTGTTTGCCTTTCATGATTAAAACATCTAATGTACCACAAAAAATATCCAATGTACACAAAGATGTATTGCTGATGTTTAATAAGTAATTGTTTATTACTCATTAAACATCAGCAATATGTGTTCATTTACACTGGGtatttttttgtcaatatttgcaTCAGATGTGTACAATTCACTATCAGACTGCATTTGTAGatcagttaaaataaatcaGCACAAGATTGTCTGAAAACCATTACAGAGGAAGAGTCCAGTTAACATTGTTAATATTTTCTATCCAATAGTTCGGCAGTTTTTGCGCAAggaacaaacaaattcttcatttttTAGTTCATTAATACTTATTGGATTCAAGCTTTCATTTCTTAGAAACATGTATCCTGAAATTATCATGATTGCCAAACGGAATGTATTCACATTTCCCATCGTCAAACTTTTATGTGGCGTATGTATCAAAATCAGGTGATTAGTTTATGGAATCATAATGCATGGTTGCTGATAGAGACAAGaattaaacaataaaaaaaagataataatattattatctcaCATACATTGTATGATCAGTTTCCAAATTATTACATCCTGCAAAATGTTGAA
Proteins encoded:
- the LOC137982037 gene encoding sorting nexin-24-like, with the translated sequence MISVSIPSFRKVREEGFFVYEIHVTKPTGRQLIVERRFQEFYEFHKQIGKTVTNPPHFPSRKLPKPLNTNPRFLESRRAALEKYLRDLLRLINVTEVHDHLTGFLDTPLPPGSQNLNLSRTSSIDDLDGYGYQGPTLSHQPLVCYMDDPFKDCKDSTNPLPSIVLQGTLEALYGTFKCDQQDS